In the genome of Quercus robur chromosome 3, dhQueRobu3.1, whole genome shotgun sequence, one region contains:
- the LOC126717627 gene encoding GDSL esterase/lipase At5g33370-like, giving the protein MDRFLFSVVGLVITLSLISSQAEARAFFVFGDSLVDSGNNDYLATTARADSPPYGIDYPTHRPTGRFSNGLNIPDIISEQIGSEPTLPYLSPELRDERLLVGANFASAGIGILNDTGIQFINIIRICKQLDYFQQYQQRVSALIGAEQTEQLVNQALVLITLGGNDFVNNYYLVPFSARSRQFSLPDYVVYLISEYQKVLRRLYELGARRVLVTGTGPLGCVPAELAQRSRNGECSAELQRAAALFNPQLVQMLNQLNSEIGSDVFVSANAFEMKMDFINDPQAYGFVTSKVACCGQGPYNGIGLCTPLSNLCPNRDVYVFWDPFHPSERANRLIVQAIMIGSTKYMHPMNLSTIMALDSKA; this is encoded by the exons ATGGACCGCTTTTTGTTTAGCGTAGTAGGTCTGGTAATCACATTGAGTCTTATTTCCTCTCAAGCTGAGGCTCgagctttctttgtttttggagACTCACTAGTCGATAGTGGCAACAATGACTACCTTGCCACCACTGCTCGTGCCGACTCACCCCCTTATGGCATTGACTATCCAACTCACAGACCCACTGGCCGTTTCTCTAATGGCCTTAACATCCCTGACATTATCA GTGAGCAAATTGGGTCAGAACCCACTTTGCCATATTTGAGCCCTGAGCTCAGAGATGAGAGACTACTTGTTGGTGCCAACTTTGCTTCTGCTGGGATTGGAATTCTCAATGACACCGGAATTCAATTT ATAAACATAATCCGAATTTGCAAACAATTGGATTACTTTCAACAATACCAACAACGGGTGAGTGCTCTTATTGGGGCTGAGCAGACTGAGCAACTTGTGAATCAGGCTCTCGTCCTCATTACTCTAGGAGGAAACGATTTCGTCAACAACTATTACTTAGTGCCCTTCTCTGCAAGGTCTCGCCAGTTTTCTCTCCCAGACTATGTTGTCTATCTCATTTCCGAGTATCAAAAAGTTCTAAGG AGGCTATATGAGTTGGGAGCACGGCGGGTTTTGGTGACTGGTACTGGACCATTGGGTTGTGTACCAGCAGAATTGGCCCAGCGTAGCAGAAATGGCGAGTGCTCAGCTGAGCTACAAAGAGCTGCGGCATTGTTCAACCCACAACTCGTTCAAATGCTTAATCAACTTAATAGTGAGATTGGTTCAGATGTCTTTGTTTCTGCAAATGCTTTCGAAATGAAAATGGATTTCATTAATGATCCTCAAGCATATG GATTTGTTACATCAAAGGTAGCATGTTGTGGACAAGGACCATACAATGGAATTGGACTATGCACACCTTTATCAAATTTGTGCCCGAACAGAGATGTTTATGTATTTTGGGATCCCTTCCATCCATCTGAAAGGGCCAACAGACTGATAGTACAAGCAATTATGATTGGATCCACAAAGTACATGCACCCAATGAATCTCAGCACCATTATGGCTTTGGACTCCAAGGCTTGA
- the LOC126719457 gene encoding uncharacterized protein LOC126719457 encodes MPPIITEMQAMKEQMEVMINALKGRVSSDLDDLVSQTDSPFTASVNSFPLPSKFHMPQIDSYDRELSAQFTAHFIGRHRYKKSTAYLMSIKQREEETLRSCISRFNKETLSINEAHDKILVAAFTNGLKKGKFLFSLYKNDPKTMSEVLYRATKYMNAEDALLAREERPRKRERQEDTRQDQGRKKVRTGDRRDERCPKPLGGRFTSFTPLTAPIDQVLMQIKDEGALTFLGKLKGDPNKRSRNKYCRFHRDYGHDTANYYDLKQQIESLIR; translated from the exons ATGCCACCTATTATCACGGAGATGCAGGCAATGAAGGAGCAGATGGAAGTTATGATAaacgctctcaagggacgagtgtcCAGCGATCTTGATGACCTTGTTAGCCAAACTGACTCGCCATTCACCGCctccgtcaactccttccccctgccgagtaagttccaCATGCCACAGATAGATAGTTATGACAGG GAGCTAAGCGCTCAATTTACTGCGCACTTCATCGGGAGACATaggtacaagaagtctacggcttaCTTGATGAGCATCAAACAGCGAGAAGAGGAGACGCTGAGATCCTGCATATCCCGCTTCAATAAGGAGACACTCTCGATTAACGAAGCccacgacaagatacttgtagcAGCATTCACTAATGGGCTGaagaagggtaagtttttgttctctttgtACAAAAACGACCCGAAGACCATGTCAGaagtgctttacagggccaccaagtatatgaacgctgaagacgcgctACTGGCCCGAGAAGAAAGACCCAGGAAAAGAGAGAGGCAAGAAGACACACGGCAGGATCAAGGCCGGAAGAAGGTAAGGACGGGAGACCGAAGGGATGAAAGATGCCCTAAGCCCCTGGGAGGAAGATTCACAAGCTTCACTCCATTGACTGCCCCCATAGatcaagtcctaatgcaaatcaaggacgaggGGGCTCTGACGTTCCTTGGAAAGCTGAAAGGTGATCCCAACAAACGATCTAGAAataaatattgccgcttccaccgtgactaTGGTCATGACACGGCCAACTACTATGACCTAAAGCAGCAGATTGAGTCCCTTATCAGATAA